The Megalops cyprinoides isolate fMegCyp1 chromosome 12, fMegCyp1.pri, whole genome shotgun sequence genome contains a region encoding:
- the LOC118787310 gene encoding JNK1/MAPK8-associated membrane protein, producing MAVVMSSTCPGLYCGKTLINGSFEGECGVCPRGERTNAHKICEKCTESPELYDWLYLGFMAMLPLVLHWFFIEWYSGKKSSSALFQHITALLECSVAAIMTLLVNDPVGQLSIRSCRVQMLSDWYTMLYNPSPDYVTTLHCTQEAVFPLYTIVLIYYAFCLVLMMLLRPLLVKKIACGLGKSDRFKSIYAALYFFPILTVLQAVGGGLLYYAFPYIILVLSLVTLAVYMSASEIQSFKNLIAKKKRLVVLFSHWLLHAYGIISISRLDKLEQDLPLLALVPGPALFYLLTAKFTEPNRILSEGGNGH from the exons ATGG CTGTAGTAATGAGCTCGACGTGCCCGGGATTGTATTGTGGAAAGACACTGATTAACGGCTCTTTCGAGGGGGAATGCGGG GTGTGTCCACGAGGTGAGAGGACCAATGCGCACAAGatctgtgaaaaatgtacagAGTCCCCAGAGCTCTATGACTGGCTGTACCTAGGTTTCATGGCAATGCTTCCTCTTGTACTGCACTGGTTCTTCATTGAATGGTATTCTGGGAAGAAGAG CTCCAGTGCACTCTTCCAGCACATCACAGCACTGTTGGAGTGCAGTGTGGCAGCCATCATGACGCTGCTGGTTAATGACCCAGTGGGTCAGCTGTCCATCCGGTCCTGCAGGGTCCAGATGCTGTCGGACTGGTACACCATGCTGTATAACCCCAGCCCAGACTATGTCACTACACTGCATTGCACACAAGAGGCTGTCTTCCCTCT GTACACAATAGTGTTAATATACTACGCTTTCTGCCTGGTGCTCATGATGCTGTTGAGGCCACTGCTGGTGAAGAAGATTGCATGTGGTTTAGGAAAATCGGACCGCTTTAAAAGCATCTATGCTGCCCTCTATTTCTTCCCAATTCTCACGGTTCTGCAGGCTGTAGGAGGAGGCCTCCTCT actatGCATTTCCATACATTATCTTGGTCTTGTCCTTGGTCACGCTTGCAGTGTACATGTCAGCCTCAGAAATACAG TCCTTCAAAAACCTGATTGCCAAGAAAAAGAGGTTGGTGGTTCTGTTCAGCCATTGGCTGCTCCATGCATATGGCATCATCTCAATCTCCCGATTGGACAAACTGGAGCAGGACCTGCCTCTGTTGGCCCTGGTACCTGGTCCTGCACTCTTCTACCTACTCACCGCCAAGTTCACCGAGCCGAACAGGATCCTGTCAGAAGGGGGAAATGGGCACTGA